A single region of the Anaerostipes rhamnosivorans genome encodes:
- a CDS encoding L-lactate permease has product MFIKFILALLPILWLMLALSGLKMPGYKACPISLAITLVLALLLWKMPLLDALTGTLEGAAMGIWPICLVIIAAIFTYNLTVHTKHMDLIKRMLTSVSRDKRILILIIAWGFGGFMEGMAGFGTAVAIPASILCGLGINPIFAATVCLVANATPTAFGSIGIPTITAASVSGLDPGSVAVAVVLQLAVLVILTPFLMMIMTGGSIKGLKGIGLITLLSGLGFILPEYLTAKFVGAELPVVIGSVCSMVVTILSAKLLKRKEDPEYILEGLNDSELTKKEPLGLKKAVTAWLPFLLILVFLLVTSSLVPAIHDPLASVKSSVQIYTGAGAAPYTFTWLATPGVLIFLAALIGGKAQGASWGEIGMVLKDTLIQMSKTVLTIVSVLATAKVMGYSGMISDIAALIVAVTGSFYPLVAPLIGSIGTFVTGSATSSSVLFTGLQVQTAHTLGMNDVWLAAANTVGSTAGKIISPQSIAIAVAATGTVGKESKILNGSIKYFILFIVLYGVIAFTGLRFI; this is encoded by the coding sequence ATGTTCATTAAATTTATTTTGGCTTTGCTTCCTATTCTTTGGCTCATGTTAGCCCTAAGTGGCTTAAAGATGCCTGGATACAAAGCCTGTCCTATTTCACTTGCGATTACACTAGTTCTAGCACTGCTTCTTTGGAAAATGCCGCTTTTAGATGCCCTCACCGGAACACTTGAGGGTGCAGCCATGGGAATATGGCCGATCTGTCTGGTCATCATTGCGGCCATTTTTACTTACAACCTGACAGTACATACAAAACATATGGATTTGATCAAACGGATGCTGACCAGCGTATCCAGAGACAAACGGATCCTGATTCTCATCATTGCATGGGGCTTCGGAGGATTCATGGAGGGAATGGCCGGGTTTGGCACGGCGGTTGCGATTCCGGCAAGTATCCTATGCGGGCTGGGAATTAATCCAATCTTTGCGGCGACGGTCTGTCTGGTTGCCAATGCAACACCGACAGCATTCGGCTCCATCGGAATTCCGACCATCACGGCAGCCTCCGTGAGCGGACTGGATCCAGGGAGCGTAGCAGTGGCTGTTGTCCTGCAGCTGGCAGTCTTAGTGATCCTGACTCCGTTTCTGATGATGATCATGACCGGAGGTTCCATAAAGGGACTGAAGGGGATCGGCCTGATCACACTGCTTTCCGGATTAGGTTTTATCCTCCCGGAATACCTCACAGCAAAGTTTGTGGGGGCTGAGCTCCCGGTTGTGATCGGCTCCGTGTGCAGCATGGTGGTCACGATCCTTTCCGCAAAGCTTTTGAAGAGAAAAGAAGACCCGGAATATATCCTGGAGGGATTAAACGATTCGGAGCTCACAAAAAAAGAGCCTCTTGGGTTAAAAAAGGCTGTGACCGCGTGGCTTCCGTTTCTGCTGATCCTGGTTTTCCTCCTGGTCACTTCCAGCCTGGTTCCTGCCATTCATGACCCATTGGCAAGCGTGAAGAGTTCCGTGCAGATCTACACAGGTGCCGGAGCCGCCCCGTATACCTTTACATGGCTGGCAACCCCCGGAGTCCTGATCTTCCTGGCGGCTCTGATCGGAGGAAAAGCACAGGGCGCATCCTGGGGAGAGATCGGAATGGTATTGAAAGATACTTTGATCCAGATGTCTAAGACTGTTCTGACCATCGTATCCGTACTGGCAACGGCAAAAGTGATGGGATACAGCGGTATGATCAGCGACATCGCGGCCTTGATCGTGGCAGTCACCGGTTCCTTTTATCCGCTGGTGGCACCGCTGATCGGTTCTATTGGAACCTTTGTGACGGGAAGCGCCACATCCTCAAGTGTGCTGTTTACCGGACTTCAGGTCCAGACAGCCCATACCCTCGGTATGAACGATGTCTGGCTGGCAGCGGCCAATACGGTGGGGTCCACGGCAGGAAAGATCATTTCACCCCAGAGTATTGCCATTGCCGTAGCTGCCACCGGAACAGTTGGAAAAGAGAGCAAGATCCTGAACGGATCCATAAAATACTTCATTCTGTTTATTGTACTTTACGGAGTGATTGCATTTACAGGACTTCGGTTCATCTAA
- the hisS gene encoding histidine--tRNA ligase, translating to MITQAPRGTKDWFGEEMQKRTYLEKVFKDLCETYNIHEIITPVFEHTVLFQRSVGETTDVVQKEMYTFEDKGNRSITLKPEGTAGAIRAYLEHGMQNEPQPVKMFYITPAFRYEKPQSGRLRQHHQFGIEFVGAESPLAEVELITLVTSFIKKIGLQDAKLHINSIGCSNCRKDYNEALLNYLHQHEDKLCPTCRERMEKNPLRVIDCKVPDCKEIIKDAPRTIDYLDEECSAHFEELKSLLDSLNIPYEVDTGIVRGLDYYTKTVFEFVNEDGFTLCGGGRYDNLVHEIDGKASMPSVGFGMGVERILYFLEEEGVELPMGRPLNLYVGILGKEAKARAYEIVAGLRAEGFKVETDYLGRGVKAQMKYANKLHAQNTIIIGENELQENKGRLKNMESGEETEISLDEIGKAL from the coding sequence ATGATAACACAAGCACCGAGAGGAACGAAGGACTGGTTTGGAGAGGAGATGCAGAAGCGGACATACCTGGAGAAGGTCTTTAAGGATTTATGCGAGACATACAATATCCATGAGATCATTACGCCGGTTTTTGAACATACGGTATTGTTCCAGCGAAGCGTAGGAGAGACGACTGATGTGGTACAGAAGGAAATGTACACATTTGAGGATAAGGGAAACAGGAGCATTACTTTAAAGCCGGAAGGGACCGCAGGGGCTATCCGTGCTTATCTGGAGCACGGAATGCAGAATGAGCCCCAGCCAGTAAAGATGTTTTATATCACCCCGGCTTTCCGCTATGAAAAACCTCAGAGCGGAAGGCTCAGACAGCACCATCAGTTTGGCATTGAGTTTGTGGGGGCGGAAAGTCCCCTGGCGGAAGTAGAACTGATCACTCTGGTCACATCTTTTATCAAAAAGATCGGGCTTCAGGACGCAAAACTCCATATCAACAGCATTGGATGCTCAAACTGCAGAAAAGATTACAACGAAGCTCTGCTTAATTATCTTCACCAGCATGAGGACAAGCTTTGTCCGACCTGCCGTGAGAGAATGGAGAAGAATCCCCTGCGTGTCATCGACTGCAAGGTGCCTGACTGCAAGGAGATCATCAAGGACGCGCCCAGAACCATTGACTATCTAGATGAAGAATGCAGTGCCCATTTTGAAGAGCTTAAAAGCCTTTTGGACAGCCTGAATATCCCTTATGAGGTGGACACGGGAATTGTGCGCGGACTGGATTATTACACGAAGACGGTGTTTGAGTTTGTAAACGAGGATGGGTTTACCCTGTGCGGAGGCGGACGGTATGACAATCTGGTCCATGAGATCGACGGAAAAGCTTCTATGCCGTCTGTCGGCTTCGGAATGGGAGTAGAACGTATCTTATATTTCCTGGAAGAGGAAGGTGTGGAGCTTCCGATGGGCCGGCCGCTGAACCTGTATGTCGGTATCCTTGGAAAAGAAGCCAAGGCCAGAGCTTACGAGATTGTTGCGGGCCTGCGTGCCGAAGGTTTTAAGGTGGAGACCGATTACCTTGGCCGTGGAGTCAAGGCCCAGATGAAATATGCCAATAAGCTGCACGCACAAAATACGATCATCATAGGTGAAAACGAATTACAGGAGAATAAGGGCAGGCTTAAAAACATGGAATCCGGGGAAGAGACAGAGATCTCTCTGGACGAAATCGGAAAAGCCTTATAA